The following coding sequences are from one Lycium ferocissimum isolate CSIRO_LF1 chromosome 3, AGI_CSIRO_Lferr_CH_V1, whole genome shotgun sequence window:
- the LOC132049316 gene encoding bifunctional protein FolD 2, whose protein sequence is MASPSDHKANIIDGKAIAQTIRSEIASEVRLLSEKYGKVPGLAVVIVGNRKDSQSYVNMKRKSCAELGIKSFDIDLPEDVAEAEVISKVHELNANPDVHGILVQLPLPKHINEERVLGEISLEKDVDGFHPLNIGKLAMKGRQPLFLPCTPKGCIELLVRSGISIKGKNAVVVGRSNIVGLPVSLLLLKEDATVTVVHSRTKEPEKMIREADIIIAAAGQAMMIKGSWIKPGAAVIDVGTNAVDDPTRKSGYRLVGDVDFQEACKVAGWITPVPGGVGPMTVAMLLKNTLDGAKRVIEK, encoded by the exons ATGGCGTCGCCGTCAGATCACAAGGCTAACATCATTGATGGTAAAGCAATTGCTCAAACTATTCGTTCTGAGATTGCTTCTGAAGTCCGACTTCTTTCAGAGAAGTATGGGAAG GTCCCCGGGTTGGCAGTTGTCATTGTAGGAAATAGGAAGGATTCTCAAAGTTATGTGAACATGAAGAGAAAATCTTGTGCTGAGCTTGGCATTAAGTCTTTTGACATAGACCTCCCAGAGGATGTAGCTGAAGCTGAAGTGATTAGCAAGGTCCATGAGCTGAATGCTAATCCTGATGTACATG GCATACTGGTACAGCTTCCATTACCAAAACATATTAATGAAGAGAGAGTTCTAGGTGAAATCAGTCTGGAAAAGGATGTAGATGGCTTTCATCCTCTGAATATTGGCAAGCTTGCAATGAAAGGCAGACAACCTTTATTCCTCCCTTGCACGCCCAAG GGATGCATCGAGCTTTTAGTTCGAAGTGGGATTAGCATAAAGGGGAAGAACGCAGTTGTGGTTGGTCGAAGCAATATTGTTGGATTACCAGTTTCTTTGCTCCTTCTGAAAGAAGACGCCACTGTTACTGTAGTCCACTCACGCACCAAGGAACCCGAGAAAATGATTCGTGAAGCTGACATAATTATTGCTGCCGCAGGGCAGGCTATGATG ATCAAAGGCAGCTGGATCAAACCCGGTGCTGCAGTAATTGATGTAGGAACAAATGCTGTAGATGATCCTACTAGGAAATCGGGTTATAGGCTTGTTGGAGATGTCGATTTTCAGGAAGCATGTAAGGTAGCTGGATGGATAACTCCAGTTCCGGGAGGTGTTGGACCGATGACTGTTGCAATGCTTCTGAAGAATACATTGGATGGAGCTAAACGAGTTATCGAGAAGTAA
- the LOC132049317 gene encoding transcription factor MYBC1-like has translation MKEENSSWFVKWEEELPSPNELMPLSQTLITPDLAIAFNIQNRNTPNPKNQPPVPSQLVHTPSCHPNSSAEFDSAELGGTAGSDEPARTPKRPRLVWTPQLHKRFVDAVAHLGIKNAVPKTIMQLMSVDGLTRENVASHLQKYRLYLKRMQGFSNSGMGSGSGAGADTATDRLFASSPVPPHFLHPGRGNPDHYMPFVPVAAVVGHAPQIQQQYRHFGSPPNGQFEVPFLSRQSQDHVQRMLPSYVEDFESATTASGKRVLTLFPTGDD, from the coding sequence atgaaggaagaaaattcAAGTTGGTTTGTTAAATGGGAAGAAGAATTGCCTTCTCCTAATGAGCTAATGCCTTTATCCCAAACGTTAATTACTCCTGATTTAGCCATAGCTTTTAATATTCAAAATCGCAATACCCCAAATCCCAAAAACCAACCACCTGTACCATCACAACTAGTTCATACACCTTCATGTCACCCTAACTCATCAGCCGAGTTCGACTCGGCTGAGTTGGGTGGCACAGCAGGTTCTGACGAACCTGCACGCACCCCAAAAAGGCCTAGACTTGTGTGGACCCCACAGCTACACAAGAGGTTTGTGGATGCAGTTGCACATTTGGGGATCAAGAATGCTGTCCCAAAAACAATAATGCAGTTAATGAGTGTAGATGGGCTAACACGCGAAAATGTTGCTAGTCATTTGCAAAAATATAGGCTTTATTTGAAACGTATGCAGGGATTTTCTAATAGTGGCATGGGTAGTGGCAGTGGGGCAGGGGCGGACACCGCAACAGATCGTCTGTTTGCTAGTTCGCCCGTGCCCCCACATTTTTTGCATCCAGGGAGGGGAAATCCGGACCATTATATGCCATTTGTACCAGTGGCTGCAGTTGTTGGACATGCTCCACAAATTCAGCAACAGTATAGGCATTTTGGGTCACCGCCAAATGGGCAATTTGAGGTTCCCTTCTTGTCTCGACAATCGCAAGACCATGTTCAGAGAATGTTGCCTTCTTATGTAGAGGATTTTGAATCAGCTACAACTGCTAGTGGGAAGAGAGTTCTTACTTTGTTTCCAACTGGTGATGATTAA